A window from Electrophorus electricus isolate fEleEle1 chromosome 7, fEleEle1.pri, whole genome shotgun sequence encodes these proteins:
- the mapre3b gene encoding microtubule-associated protein RP/EB family member 3b, protein MAVNVYSTSMTIENLSRHDMLAWVNDSLQLTYTKIEQLCSGAAYCQFMDMLFPGCVLLKKAKFQAKLEHEYIHNFKVLQAAFKRMNVDKIIPVEKLVKGKFQDNFEFVQWFKKFFDANYDGKEYNPQEARQGQEVSATPTPGPQRTSPTAPKTMPAPQRAPSTTPSSGIRRNTPVFRNGGSDAEIMELNQQLMDLKLTVDGLEKERDFYFSKLRDIELICQEHESENNPVLTKIVDILYATEDGFAPPEDDEVDEQLQDQDEY, encoded by the exons ATGGCGGTGAATGTGTACTCCACGTCCATGACCATTGAGAACCTGAGCAGGCATGACATGCTTGCTTGGGTCAACGATTCTCTGCAGCTGACCTACACCAAGATAGAGCAGCTATGCTCAG GTGCAGCGTACTGCCAGTTCATGGACATGTTGTTCCCTGGGTGTGTTCTTCTGAAGAAAGCCAAGTTCCAAGCTAAACTGGAGCACGAGTACATCCATAATTTCAAAGTGCTACAAGCAGCCTTCAAGAGAATGAACGTAGACAAG ATCATCCCAGTTGAAAAACTGGTGAAGGGAAAGTTCCAGGATAACTTTGAGTTTGTTCAGTGGTTTAAGAAATTTTTTGACGCAAACTATGATGGCAAAGAGTACAACCCTCAGGAAGCACGGCAAGGGCAGGAAGTCTCGGCCACGCCCACCCCAG GACCTCAGAGGACTTCACCAACAGCACCCAAAACCATGCCAGCCCCCCAGCGTGCGCCTAGCACCACCCCTTCATCTGGTATAAGACGGAACACCCCTGTATTTCGAAATGGAGGCAGTGATGCAGAGATCATGGAACTCAACCAACAG TTAATGGACCTGAAGCTGACAGTGGATGGtctggagaaggagagggatTTTTACTTCAGTAAACTCCGTGACATTGAGCTTATCTGCCAGGAACACGAGAGCGAGAACAACCCTGTTCTTACCAAGATTGTTGACATCCTCTATGCCACTGAG GATGGTTTTGCTCCCCCAGAAGATGATGAGGTTGATGAGCAGCTGCAGGACCAGGATGAGTACTGA